In one Mycoplasmopsis canis PG 14 genomic region, the following are encoded:
- a CDS encoding phosphotransferase, with the protein MERIKKGFTNESFCTGKTFYQIKKLNKFNHKIDYQLLEEFDFVPKLLSNTEKDIEWVWVESEEIKFTPEQLKEIANNFLQLHNSDLKFPKSNHAQRVKEYRSILKNKNINIEVLNKYYRRINNILSNSENNRPLHNDLYSGNLLLDKKTKKIMFIDWEYASMGDKHFDLAYFICGSFLTKEQERIFLDAYDSYWEEYLIQQKILVYYLTILWIHAQDVMPFSDEYSIQKLEETIKEYDYLKQNNLFRR; encoded by the coding sequence ATGGAAAGAATAAAAAAAGGTTTTACAAACGAAAGTTTTTGCACAGGAAAAACATTTTATCAAATCAAAAAACTTAATAAATTTAATCATAAAATAGACTATCAACTACTAGAAGAATTTGACTTTGTACCAAAACTGCTTTCAAATACCGAAAAAGATATTGAATGAGTTTGAGTTGAATCTGAGGAAATAAAATTTACTCCTGAACAACTCAAAGAAATTGCTAACAACTTTTTGCAATTGCATAATTCAGACTTAAAATTTCCTAAATCCAATCATGCGCAGAGAGTTAAAGAATATCGTTCTATACTAAAAAACAAAAATATAAATATCGAAGTTTTAAATAAATATTACAGAAGAATCAATAACATATTATCAAACAGCGAAAATAATCGTCCACTACATAATGATCTATACTCTGGGAATCTTCTATTAGATAAAAAGACTAAAAAAATTATGTTTATCGATTGAGAATATGCATCAATGGGTGATAAGCATTTTGATTTAGCATATTTTATTTGCGGATCATTCTTAACAAAAGAACAAGAAAGAATTTTTCTAGATGCATATGACAGTTATTGAGAAGAATATTTAATTCAACAAAAAATTTTAGTATATTATTTAACCATCCTATGAATTCATGCGCAAGATGTAATGCCTTTTAGTGATGAATATAGCATTCAAAAATTAGAAGAAACTATTAAGGAATATGATTACTTAAAACAAAATAATTTATTTAGAAGATAA
- a CDS encoding YgjP-like metallopeptidase domain-containing protein, whose amino-acid sequence MEYQIIKIDDYDVKHIIHEPKYSRTSIFIKKGILNIYPTKEAVENNEISEKIKKFFYKNKDLYLNYAPHWIDFENKYFYYLGEKIPFTTIKIEKSFLLACTKIGVFSKTFRSQTGIEKFIKDYLNNKFLEYLKIRVKEVENMLGDRINHPVSVDTSYRYAYAKHYYSSLYGCKKIVFKYSMFPFSKEIIDSIIFHELTHCKHKNHKKAFWKTLFSYYPEEKYKYFKKKLDLNIYT is encoded by the coding sequence ATGGAATATCAAATTATAAAAATAGATGATTATGACGTTAAGCACATTATCCACGAACCTAAATATTCTAGAACGTCAATATTTATCAAAAAAGGTATTTTAAATATATACCCAACAAAGGAAGCTGTTGAAAATAATGAAATCAGTGAAAAAATTAAAAAATTCTTTTATAAAAATAAAGATTTATATTTAAATTATGCTCCTCACTGAATTGATTTTGAAAATAAATATTTTTACTATTTGGGAGAAAAAATCCCTTTTACTACTATTAAGATAGAAAAGTCTTTTTTATTAGCTTGTACAAAAATTGGTGTATTTAGTAAAACTTTTAGGTCACAAACAGGCATTGAAAAATTTATAAAAGATTACTTGAATAATAAGTTTCTTGAATATTTAAAGATAAGAGTTAAAGAAGTAGAAAACATGTTGGGCGATCGTATAAATCACCCTGTTTCTGTTGATACATCATACAGATATGCATATGCAAAACATTATTATTCATCACTATATGGGTGCAAAAAAATTGTTTTTAAATATAGTATGTTTCCATTTTCTAAAGAAATAATTGATTCAATAATCTTTCATGAGCTAACTCATTGCAAGCATAAAAACCATAAAAAAGCTTTTTGAAAAACGTTATTTAGTTATTATCCTGAAGAAAAATATAAATATTTTAAGAAAAAGCTTGATTTAAATATTTATACATAA
- the pnuC gene encoding nicotinamide riboside transporter PnuC: protein MKKINENDLFFNFLKKWKILIMILFMVILIINTLYSFDYKTWIWDNDITSWQKIIGISVSLSSILGVLSVVFFAMHKNIAYVLGIVNAVLFAIFAFSFGLSIEGFINLFIYIPIMIMMWYKTTRIKNDKGKFESFRSSIYSSIFFVVLTIILTIIFYFTNPLLNKITVSVLGQDKVYEYGSNFQNYVVGSILNSLINALSIIALTMMVLGFRDSWIVWIIKNIFSFIFFGGVGFLNITTLLINVIYMIISLYLFMVTSNKNTIKIAFSNSINFTEINEILKESRMEYFELELSKQIERNYGSIKRKLKESLKIVKKSQFEDNVVLINYLLDQIFYLSKLKPKNFLEKIKIFFLKFKYIISLSLQNKLDIIFVFHNSDNYDSYVKIKNKKIFAKKIVFLDNDLWSSYNEIRNNLLQERNKKDLKNYEKIFFFNK, encoded by the coding sequence ATGAAAAAAATAAATGAAAATGATTTATTTTTCAATTTTTTAAAAAAATGAAAAATATTAATAATGATATTATTTATGGTAATTTTGATTATCAATACCCTTTATTCATTCGACTATAAAACATGAATATGAGATAATGACATTACTTCATGACAAAAGATAATTGGTATAAGTGTTTCTTTATCTTCGATATTAGGTGTTTTATCTGTTGTATTTTTTGCAATGCATAAAAATATAGCATATGTACTAGGAATTGTTAATGCGGTTCTTTTTGCTATATTCGCCTTTTCTTTTGGCTTATCAATAGAAGGATTTATTAATCTTTTTATTTATATCCCTATAATGATAATGATGTGATATAAAACAACAAGAATCAAAAATGATAAAGGAAAATTTGAATCTTTCAGATCTAGTATTTATTCATCGATATTTTTTGTTGTTTTAACAATTATATTAACAATTATTTTCTATTTTACCAACCCTCTTCTAAACAAAATTACTGTATCAGTTTTAGGACAAGATAAAGTATATGAATATGGAAGTAATTTTCAAAACTATGTAGTTGGTTCTATCTTAAATTCTTTAATTAATGCTTTATCCATAATTGCTTTAACTATGATGGTATTAGGGTTTAGGGATTCTTGAATTGTATGAATTATTAAAAATATATTTTCATTTATATTTTTTGGTGGTGTAGGTTTTTTAAATATAACTACTTTATTAATCAATGTTATTTACATGATAATTTCATTATATCTTTTTATGGTTACAAGCAATAAAAACACAATTAAGATAGCTTTCTCTAATAGCATTAACTTTACTGAAATTAATGAAATTTTAAAAGAGTCAAGAATGGAATACTTTGAACTTGAATTATCAAAACAAATAGAAAGAAATTATGGTTCTATAAAGCGAAAATTGAAAGAGTCATTAAAGATTGTTAAAAAATCTCAGTTTGAGGATAATGTTGTATTAATTAATTATCTTCTTGACCAAATTTTTTACCTTAGCAAATTAAAACCTAAGAATTTTTTAGAAAAAATAAAAATCTTCTTTTTGAAATTCAAATACATAATATCGTTATCATTGCAAAATAAATTAGACATTATATTTGTTTTTCATAATTCAGATAACTATGATTCATATGTGAAAATAAAAAATAAAAAAATATTTGCTAAAAAGATTGTATTTTTAGATAATGATCTTTGAAGTTCTTATAATGAAATTAGAAATAATTTATTGCAGGAAAGAAACAAAAAAGACCTAAAAAATTACGAAAAAATATTTTTCTTTAATAAATAA